Genomic window (Bosea vaviloviae):
TCCGCAAGCTGAAGCCCGGCACCTATCACGGAGAAACCAGCTTCGACGTGCCCGGCGGCGAGATCATCACGCTCAAGACCGCGGTGACGGTCGATGTCGAGGCCGGCGCGATCATCGTCGACTTCGCCGGTTCGTCGCCCCAGACCGCCACCGGCATCAATGTCGTGCTGAACTACACCCACGCCTATTCGACCTTCGCCATCCGCTCCTGCCTCAACCCCGATCTGCCCAACAACACCGGCTCGCTCGCGCCCATCGAAGTGCGCGCGCCGGAGGGCTCGATCATCAACTGTGCCTATCCGGCGCCGGTGAACGCACGCCATGTGGTGGGCATGTATGTGCCGATGCCGATCCTGAAGGCACTGCATCAGGTCATGCCCGAACGTGTGCTGGCCGAAGGCTCGGGCGCAGTCTGGACCATGCAGATCCAGGGCAAGCGGCAGGATGGCCAGCCCTTCACCTCCTCGATGTTCAACTATTCCGGCGGCATGGGCGCTCGCGCCAACAAGCCCGGCCCCAGCGCGACCTGTTATCCAACCGGCGTCGCGGCGGTGCCAATCGAGATCCTGGAGGCGACGATGCCGATCGTGTTCGACCGCAAGGAGTTGCGGCGCGGCTCGGGCGGCAAGGGGCGGATGCAGGGCGGCGACGGCCAGAGCATCCAGTTCCGCATGCTCACCGAGGCGCCCTGGCTGCTGAACGCGGTGCCGAGCCGGTTGAACCGCGGCCCCGACGGCATCGATGGCGGTTTGCCCGGCGCATCCGGCCATTTCCTCGTCAACGGCAAGCCGGTCAGCGAAGCCAAGAAGCTGACGATGCAGCCCGGCGACGTCGTGCTCCTCGAAACGCCCGGCGGCGGCGGCTACGGAAAACCGGCATCCTGAGTGAGGCGTGAAGCCTCGCCATCAAGACCATAAAGGGCGCGCCGCAGCTTGCGGCGAACGACCCGAAAGCAAGGGAAACGGGAGGAACCCATGAAGACATCCACTGCCGTGGCGGCCGCGCTCGCCG
Coding sequences:
- a CDS encoding hydantoinase B/oxoprolinase family protein, with the translated sequence MDGVELEILWSNLIGIVNERAKALQRIAFSPIVREAGDLACALFDQRGRMVAQANTGTPGHINSLAFAGAHLVRIFEGRCEPGDVLITNDPWLSAGHFFDITVLTPIFDGPNLIAYIGSTIHHTDIGGYGIGAGARDVHEEGLWIPPLKLYERGKPNEVLHDIIRRNVRTPDAVFGDLSAQVSSGEAAAEYLIMLCRRYGVADIEALSDEIINRSEEATRNAIRKLKPGTYHGETSFDVPGGEIITLKTAVTVDVEAGAIIVDFAGSSPQTATGINVVLNYTHAYSTFAIRSCLNPDLPNNTGSLAPIEVRAPEGSIINCAYPAPVNARHVVGMYVPMPILKALHQVMPERVLAEGSGAVWTMQIQGKRQDGQPFTSSMFNYSGGMGARANKPGPSATCYPTGVAAVPIEILEATMPIVFDRKELRRGSGGKGRMQGGDGQSIQFRMLTEAPWLLNAVPSRLNRGPDGIDGGLPGASGHFLVNGKPVSEAKKLTMQPGDVVLLETPGGGGYGKPAS